A genomic region of bacterium contains the following coding sequences:
- the pstA gene encoding phosphate ABC transporter permease PstA encodes MTALLILPVLIILGTLIYKGGPILSIEFLFTDPTNGMTQGGIFPALLGTIWLVSVALLVSVPLGVAAAIYLSEYAPENWLTRAINLAIINLAGVPSIVHALFGVGAFVLFFGFGTSILAASLTLAIMTLPVVIVATRESLQAVPEAFREACWNMGATRWQTIRNVVLPNSISGILTGVILEVSRTAGETAPIMFTGAAFFLPFLPQGVLDQTMALSLHLFVVSTQIPGVPEELPYGVALVLILLVLLMNSLSIALRTYLRGHKKW; translated from the coding sequence ATGACGGCGTTGTTGATTCTGCCCGTACTGATCATTCTGGGCACTTTGATCTACAAGGGTGGACCGATCCTCTCGATCGAATTCCTGTTCACGGATCCCACCAATGGCATGACGCAAGGCGGGATCTTCCCGGCTCTGCTCGGCACTATCTGGCTGGTCAGCGTCGCCTTGCTCGTATCCGTACCTCTGGGCGTGGCGGCGGCGATCTATCTGAGCGAGTACGCGCCCGAAAACTGGCTGACTCGCGCAATCAATCTGGCGATCATCAACCTGGCTGGCGTGCCTTCGATCGTGCATGCGCTGTTCGGCGTAGGCGCGTTCGTGCTCTTCTTCGGTTTTGGAACCAGCATCCTGGCCGCGAGCCTGACGCTCGCCATCATGACCTTGCCGGTCGTGATCGTGGCCACGCGTGAGTCGCTCCAGGCCGTGCCAGAAGCGTTTCGCGAAGCCTGCTGGAATATGGGGGCCACGCGCTGGCAGACGATCCGGAACGTGGTCCTGCCGAATTCGATCAGCGGGATTCTTACCGGCGTCATCCTCGAGGTATCGCGCACTGCGGGCGAGACCGCTCCGATCATGTTCACGGGTGCCGCCTTCTTCCTGCCTTTCCTCCCACAGGGGGTTCTCGACCAGACCATGGCGCTCTCGTTGCATCTGTTTGTCGTCTCGACTCAGATCCCGGGTGTGCCCGAGGAACTGCCCTACGGTGTCGCGCTGGTTTTGATCTTGCTCGTGTTGCTGATGAACAGCCTGTCGATTGCGCTGCGAACCTATCTGCGAGGTCACAAGAAGTGGTAG
- the phoU gene encoding phosphate signaling complex protein PhoU, which produces MTHFEERVERDLADLKGRVGSLASQVSTALENALHALLSGNRKTAYETVLGDRPINRSVREIDKLCHRFIALHLPSAGLLRLISSIIRVNIELERIGDYAVTICLHAVQLSEPPSGSIAREIGAMGEEGQGVLRQATQAFMEGNAETAKATMPAATRVANNYDIVFEDLIERDQDRNLRDLFGLFGVLSMLERVADQAKNICEETVFAISGETKAAKVYQVLFLDEDNSCMSQMAEAIARKSFPGSGNYRSAGRTAAGALNEGLTEFLRDRGIDVANAQPKGLDLTQPELEAQHVIVILQGSMESYLGRAPFHTAVLEWDVAEQATGSEAAHNREGFETMYRDLAQRVSSLMETLRGKDAP; this is translated from the coding sequence ATGACGCATTTTGAAGAGCGTGTAGAGCGAGATCTTGCTGACCTGAAAGGGCGCGTAGGTTCGCTCGCGTCCCAGGTGTCGACCGCGCTCGAAAACGCGCTGCACGCCCTGTTGAGCGGAAACCGAAAAACCGCCTATGAGACCGTTCTCGGCGATCGGCCGATCAACCGTTCCGTTCGAGAGATAGACAAGCTCTGCCACAGGTTCATCGCGTTGCATCTGCCGAGCGCGGGCCTCCTTCGGCTGATCTCCTCGATCATTCGCGTGAACATCGAACTCGAACGAATTGGCGACTACGCCGTTACGATCTGCCTTCATGCAGTCCAGCTCTCGGAGCCGCCGAGCGGTTCGATTGCACGCGAAATCGGGGCCATGGGCGAAGAGGGGCAGGGGGTTCTTCGTCAGGCCACCCAAGCTTTTATGGAAGGCAATGCAGAGACCGCCAAGGCCACCATGCCCGCGGCTACTCGCGTCGCGAACAACTATGACATCGTGTTCGAGGACCTGATCGAACGCGACCAGGACCGAAATTTGCGCGACCTCTTCGGTCTGTTTGGCGTGCTCTCCATGCTGGAACGCGTTGCGGATCAGGCCAAGAACATCTGCGAAGAGACCGTATTCGCGATCAGCGGAGAGACCAAGGCGGCCAAGGTCTACCAGGTGTTGTTTCTCGATGAAGACAATTCCTGCATGAGTCAGATGGCCGAGGCCATCGCTCGCAAGAGCTTTCCGGGGAGCGGAAACTATCGCAGCGCGGGACGCACGGCGGCGGGCGCTTTGAACGAAGGTTTGACGGAGTTTCTTCGCGATCGCGGGATCGACGTCGCGAATGCCCAGCCCAAAGGCCTGGACCTGACGCAACCCGAACTCGAAGCCCAGCACGTGATCGTGATACTTCAAGGGTCGATGGAATCGTATCTCGGACGAGCGCCTTTCCACACCGCCGTTCTAGAGTGGGATGTCGCTGAGCAGGCGACCGGGTCTGAAGCCGCCCACAACCGGGAAGGTTTCGAGACGATGTACCGCGATCTTGCGCAGCGTGTCAGCAGTCTGATGGAGACGCTCCGCGGAAAGGATGCACCCTGA
- a CDS encoding lipase has protein sequence MQTKIMQSIPLVDLIPETVAAHGALDFDYRGDGLSPRRLPAWTRAQLSTETDVMVRMPSGVRLRFKTDSTRIGISFLATAIQVLPNERRPITFSLEDDGRLTAGSSVRGNTIVLQQSKPGEFDLVRGEADTVWFEDLSPDGVYELWLPHNAFLELRAFEIEAGASIFPAEADPRPRWVHYGSSISHCMEAEQPGEIWPAVAARRAGVALQNLGLAGQCHLDQFVARTIRDSDAEIISLKLGINIVNADSMRERVFGSALHGFLDTIREGQPDAPIIVTSPIHCPSAEQNPGPTISDEGGKFRTFKGNDALRVGCLSLVRIREIISEIVERRRADGDDALQYFDGLQLFGQADAGDLPDDLHPNPAGYIRMGERFADLGLSPILQRC, from the coding sequence TTGCAAACTAAGATCATGCAGTCGATCCCATTGGTAGATTTGATTCCCGAGACCGTCGCGGCGCACGGTGCATTGGATTTCGACTATCGCGGCGATGGGCTCAGCCCCCGTCGATTGCCCGCCTGGACGCGAGCTCAGCTATCCACCGAAACCGACGTAATGGTGCGCATGCCTTCCGGTGTTCGCCTGCGATTCAAGACGGACTCGACCAGGATCGGCATCTCATTTCTCGCTACGGCAATCCAAGTCCTCCCCAACGAGCGCCGACCGATCACCTTCAGTCTCGAGGATGACGGGCGACTCACCGCTGGCTCCTCGGTCCGCGGCAATACCATCGTCCTGCAGCAGAGCAAGCCGGGAGAATTCGATCTCGTGCGCGGCGAGGCGGATACGGTCTGGTTCGAAGATCTGTCTCCCGATGGGGTCTATGAACTCTGGCTGCCTCACAATGCATTCTTGGAGTTGCGCGCTTTCGAGATTGAAGCAGGCGCATCGATCTTTCCCGCCGAAGCCGATCCCAGGCCCCGCTGGGTTCACTACGGAAGCTCGATAAGCCACTGCATGGAGGCCGAACAGCCCGGCGAGATCTGGCCCGCGGTGGCCGCACGTCGGGCGGGCGTCGCATTGCAGAATCTGGGATTGGCGGGACAGTGTCACCTGGACCAATTCGTAGCCAGGACGATTCGAGATTCGGATGCGGAGATCATCAGTCTCAAGCTGGGCATCAACATCGTGAACGCGGATTCCATGCGTGAGCGTGTCTTTGGCTCCGCCCTTCACGGGTTCCTGGACACGATCAGAGAGGGCCAGCCCGACGCGCCGATCATCGTGACCTCGCCGATCCACTGTCCGAGCGCCGAGCAGAACCCGGGTCCCACGATTTCCGACGAAGGAGGCAAATTCCGAACCTTCAAGGGCAACGACGCGCTCCGGGTGGGATGTCTCTCCCTGGTTCGCATTCGAGAAATCATCTCCGAGATCGTCGAGAGACGTCGGGCAGATGGCGATGACGCTCTGCAGTACTTCGACGGACTGCAGCTCTTTGGCCAGGCGGACGCCGGTGATCTCCCCGATGACTTGCATCCGAATCCGGCTGGCTACATCAGGATGGGAGAACGCTTCGCAGATCTCGGACTGAGCCCAATCCTGCAGCGCTGCTAG
- the pstC gene encoding phosphate ABC transporter permease subunit PstC: MSAPPAARTSRLADLDRRGFDWYVDRFMFYLVYAGGISAIVFIIGIFLFISREGLGFALGTLDLGEFFGSPNWRPTSESHPTYGILALIAGTASVTGLAMIVAIPFSLGAAIFIAEFATGRTRETLKVLVELLAAIPSVVWGFIALSIMNPLIIEVFDVPVGLNVLNAGFILGLMAAPIMTSIAEDALKAVPDRYREAAEALGATRWQVIFKTVIPAARNGLLGAVLLGVGRGFGETMAVLMATGHSIHIPDSIFDSVRALTATIAAELGETAVGSEHYQALFAIGIFLFLITFVINLSADLIVRGVRRG, translated from the coding sequence ATGTCCGCCCCGCCCGCGGCCCGGACCTCACGGCTCGCGGATCTCGATCGGCGTGGCTTCGACTGGTATGTCGACCGCTTCATGTTCTACCTGGTCTATGCCGGTGGGATCTCGGCGATCGTCTTCATTATCGGCATCTTCCTATTCATTAGTCGGGAAGGTCTGGGTTTTGCCCTGGGAACACTCGATCTAGGCGAGTTCTTCGGCTCTCCCAACTGGCGACCGACTTCCGAGAGCCATCCCACCTACGGAATTCTGGCGCTGATCGCGGGAACCGCGAGCGTGACGGGGCTGGCCATGATCGTGGCAATTCCCTTTTCGCTCGGAGCGGCGATCTTCATCGCGGAGTTCGCCACAGGCAGGACTCGCGAAACTCTGAAAGTGCTAGTGGAATTGCTGGCGGCGATCCCCTCGGTAGTCTGGGGGTTCATCGCGCTATCCATCATGAACCCTCTGATCATCGAAGTTTTCGATGTGCCCGTCGGGCTCAACGTACTGAACGCCGGTTTCATTCTCGGCTTGATGGCGGCTCCGATCATGACCTCGATCGCCGAGGATGCTCTCAAGGCGGTACCGGACCGCTATCGAGAGGCTGCGGAGGCCCTCGGTGCTACCCGCTGGCAGGTAATCTTCAAGACGGTGATCCCGGCCGCGCGAAACGGCCTGTTGGGTGCAGTGCTTCTGGGCGTCGGACGCGGCTTTGGCGAGACGATGGCCGTGTTGATGGCGACCGGTCACTCGATCCACATACCCGACAGCATCTTCGACTCGGTTCGCGCGTTGACCGCAACGATCGCAGCTGAACTGGGCGAGACGGCCGTGGGCTCGGAGCACTACCAGGCATTGTTCGCGATCGGGATCTTCCTCTTCCTCATCACCTTTGTCATCAACCTCAGCGCCGATCTGATCGTGCGCGGCGTGCGCAGGGGATAG
- a CDS encoding phosphate ABC transporter ATP-binding protein, translating to MVGERLKLEIRNLSISYDGKPALSDVSLGIREHEIFGVIGPANAGKTSFLKALNRMDEFDSAMKVRGEILFDGRDVRDCRNVYALRRRIGVVFPLPVGLPLSIYDNVALAPRLSGVKKRTDLDVIVERCLQRAALWDEVKDRLDSLGSLLSGGQQQRLTIARALSQEPDLLFLDEFSIAVDPVTTMRIEDVLKELRQEMTIILVTNLVQQARRLADRTAFFMDGACVEVGETEELFTGEVSDSRTRDYVEGRFG from the coding sequence GTGGTAGGCGAGCGACTCAAGCTCGAGATCCGCAATCTGTCGATCTCCTACGACGGGAAACCGGCTCTATCCGACGTGAGCCTGGGGATTCGCGAACACGAGATCTTTGGCGTCATCGGTCCCGCCAATGCGGGCAAGACTTCGTTCCTCAAGGCGCTCAATCGCATGGACGAATTCGATTCGGCCATGAAGGTTCGCGGCGAGATCCTGTTCGACGGGCGCGATGTTCGCGATTGCCGCAACGTCTATGCTCTGCGCCGTCGCATCGGAGTGGTCTTCCCGCTTCCCGTGGGTTTGCCTTTGAGCATCTACGACAACGTGGCCCTGGCTCCGCGGCTCTCGGGGGTCAAGAAGCGCACGGATCTCGACGTGATCGTGGAGCGCTGCCTGCAGCGGGCCGCGCTCTGGGACGAGGTCAAGGACCGACTCGACTCGCTCGGCAGTCTGCTCTCGGGCGGCCAGCAACAGCGGCTGACGATCGCTCGAGCCTTGTCTCAAGAGCCTGATCTGCTCTTTCTGGACGAGTTCTCGATCGCGGTCGATCCGGTTACCACCATGCGCATCGAAGACGTGCTGAAGGAACTCCGCCAGGAGATGACGATCATCCTGGTTACCAATCTGGTTCAGCAGGCCCGCAGACTCGCCGATCGCACTGCGTTTTTCATGGACGGTGCCTGCGTCGAGGTAGGCGAGACGGAGGAACTGTTCACGGGCGAAGTCAGTGATTCGCGCACTCGGGACTACGTGGAAGGGCGCTTCGGCTGA
- a CDS encoding phosphate ABC transporter ATP-binding protein encodes MSETAEKTKCAIRTRSLDLWYGTFQALYDVNIEIKSGQITALIGPSGCGKSTLLRCVNRIIERLDYVRIEGGIEVHGQDVYASDVEVVQVRKQVGMVFQRPNPLPISIYDNVLFGHGLHSEARRATRDEKDAIVEEALRGVLLWDEVKDRLQRKATELSLEEQQKLCIARLLPVKPSVLLMDEPCSALDSRGTEAIEELIWNLRGKYTILIVTHNMAQARRASEECIFMLLGRMIEHSETAEMFVTPTRRETADYIEGRYG; translated from the coding sequence ATGAGTGAAACCGCAGAGAAGACGAAGTGCGCGATTCGCACACGCTCCCTCGACCTCTGGTACGGCACCTTTCAGGCGCTCTACGACGTGAACATCGAGATCAAGAGTGGCCAGATTACGGCTCTGATCGGGCCCTCGGGTTGTGGCAAGTCGACCCTTCTGCGCTGCGTCAACCGCATCATCGAACGCCTCGACTACGTACGAATTGAAGGGGGTATCGAGGTTCACGGCCAGGACGTCTACGCCTCCGACGTCGAGGTCGTACAGGTTCGCAAACAGGTCGGCATGGTCTTTCAGCGCCCGAACCCACTGCCAATCTCGATTTACGACAACGTCCTTTTCGGTCACGGTCTGCACTCCGAGGCTCGCCGCGCGACGCGCGACGAGAAGGATGCGATCGTCGAGGAGGCGCTTCGCGGCGTGCTGTTATGGGACGAGGTGAAGGATCGGCTGCAACGCAAGGCCACCGAACTCTCGCTCGAAGAGCAGCAGAAACTGTGTATTGCCCGACTCCTTCCCGTAAAGCCGAGCGTATTGCTGATGGACGAACCCTGTTCTGCGCTCGACTCCCGAGGAACAGAAGCCATCGAGGAGTTGATCTGGAACCTGCGTGGCAAGTACACGATCCTGATCGTGACGCACAACATGGCGCAGGCGCGTCGCGCCAGTGAAGAGTGCATTTTCATGTTGCTCGGGCGTATGATCGAACACTCCGAGACCGCGGAGATGTTCGTTACACCGACCCGCCGGGAAACGGCCGACTACATCGAAGGTCGCTACGGTTGA